The following DNA comes from Ornithinimicrobium avium.
GTCCGGTCGACCGGCTGGTCGGTGACGACGGTGACGGTGGCGGTGAGCTGGTCCACGGCGACCGAACGGATGCCGGGAACCTGGCGCACGGCTGCCTGGACCGCGTCCAGGCAGTGACCGCAGACCGCGTCGGCCACGCGCACGGTGGCCGTGCCGACGAAGATCCGCGGGGTGGAGGACATCACTGGCGTGCTCCTTGGTGATCGGTTGGAGTGACCCTTCGAGGCTCTCTGCGCGCAGGCGGTCCCCGCGCCGGTGAAACTGCCTGGATTTCCTCCGGTCCGGCCCGCCGGTGCGCCGCCGCGCGGGTCTACGCTGTGTCCCGTGATCGTCGGGCGGGAGCGCGAGAAGGCGGCGCTGGCAGAGGCGCTCGGGGCGACCAGGGCAGGTCGTGGGGCCGCGCTGCTGCTGCGCGGCGAGCCGGGGGCGGGCAAATCGACGCTCCTGACCGACGCCGTCGCCGCCACCCCCGACCTGCGCGTCCTGCGGATCCGTGGCGTCGAGTCCGAGTCGCCGCTGGGCTTCGCCGCGCTGCACCGGCTGCTCCGACCGCTCCTGCCCGGGCTGAAGGCGCTCCCGCCCGGACAGGCCGCCGCGCTCCGCGGTGCCCTGGGCATGGGTGAGGGGGCCGATCCCGTGGGTACCGACCGGTTCCTGGTCTACCTGGCCGTCCTGACCCTCCTGTCGGACACCTCGGCCGCCGTTCCCACCGTCGTGGTCGTGGACGACCTCCACTGGGTGGACGCCGCCTCGCGCGAGGCGCTTCTCTTCGTCGCCCGCCGGACCGAGGGAGAGCATCTGGCGGTGCTGCTGGCCGCCCGGGACGTCCTGGCCCTCGACGCCGCCGACCTGCCGGTGCTGACCGTGGGTCCGCTGCCCGAGGTCGACGCCCGCGACCTGCTGGCGGCGCGGAGCGGTGCCGAGGTGCCACGAGAGGTGGCCGAGCGGCTGCACGCGAGCACCGCAGGTAACGCGCTCGCGCTCGCCGAGCTGGCCCGTGAGCTGAGCCTCGACGTGCTCACGGGGCGTGCGCCCCTCCCGCGGACGCTGCCGGTGACCCGGGCGGTCGAGACGGCCTTCCTGGACCGCTACCGGCGGCTGGAGCCGGCTGCGAGGACGGTGCTGCTCGTCGCCGCGGCCGACGACTCGGGCGACCTCGCCGTGCTGGGCCGGGCCGTGCACGCCCTCGGCCTGGACGAGACCGCCGTCGAGGCGGCCGAGCGCTCCGGTCTGGTCCGCCGCGAGGGCTCGCAGGTCGAGCTTCACCACCCGCTGGTGCGGTCAGCCGTCTACGCGGGAGCGAGCACCGGTGAGCGGCGCAGCGCCCACGCAGCTCTCGCCGCCGCGCTCCCCGGGCCGCAGGACGCCGACCGTCGCGCCTGGCACCGTGCCGCGGCGACCGACCAGCCCGACGAGGAGGTGGTCGCCGAGCTCGAGGCCGCCGCCCGACGGTCGGCCGCCACCGGCGGGCACGAGGCTGCCTCGGCGGCCTGGGAGCGGGCGGCCGAGCTGACGCGCGACCCCGCCGCACGCGGCAATCGCCTGCACCGGGCCGCAGCGTCAGCCTGGACCGTGGGACAGCCCGACCGGGCGGCCACCCTCGCCGACGCCGCACTGTCCTCCCTCGACGATCCCCTGCTCCGGGCCGACGCGGCGCTCCTGCGGGCCAGGGTCGAGTGGAACACCGGCTCGGCCGAGGCGGCGCACCGGCGCCTGGTGTCCGAAGCCTTCACCGTCCTACCTCACGATCCCGACCGCGCGCGCGAGATGGGGATGTTCGCCGCGGCCCTGGGCGCCATGGTCGCCGTGGAGCCGACGGCCGACCTGCTCCAGCTGGTGGGAGCACCGGCCAGCCCCCGGGACCGTTGCGTGGCCCAGGTGCTGAGCGCCTTCGTCCACGTCTCGCGCCACGAGTGGCTCGAGGCCGTGCGGGCGGTCCGGTCGGCCGAGACCGAGGTCGACCACGCGCAGACGACGCTCGACGGGCTGCTGCCCAACCTGGCACTGGCCGCGATGCACCTCGCCGTCGACGACGTCGCCCTCCGCCTGCACGAGCGGCTCCTGGCCCGGGCGCGGAACGAGGGCGCTCTCATCATGGTCCTCTACGCGCTGACCCGCCGTGGCGGGCTGGATGTCGTCCTCGGCAGGTGGGACGAGCTCGCCTCCGGCGCCCGGGAGTCGCTGGACCTGGCTCACGCGACCGGCCGACCCTCGCTGGCGGCCATGCCGCAGGCCTGGCTCGCGCTGGTGAGCGCGCTGCGCGGGGGACCGGACGCAGCCGACCTGCTGGCCGACCTGGAGCAGACCATCGCCTCGGGACCGCTGGGGTCCACGGAAGCGACGGTCAAGGACCAGGTGCTGTGGATCCGCGCCGAGCTCGCCGGCTCCCCAGCCTCGGCCCTGCACCACTACGAGCAGATGACGCACGGTTTCGCGGAGCGGCTGATCGCCCTGGACCGCATCGAGACGGCCGTCCTCGCCGGACGTCGGGACCTCGCCCAGCGGTGGGTGGACCACCTGGCCGCCTTCGCCGGGGCGACGGGCTCGCCCTGGGCGGGCGCCGTCACGGAGCACGGGATGGCCCTGCTGGCCGGGTCCGGGGAGAGCGACCACCACTTCCTGAGCGCCCTGGCGCTGCACGCCGAATCGCTTCGCAGGATGGACGCCGCCCGGACCCACCTCGCCTACGGCCAGTGGCTCCGGCGAGCGCGGCGCCGGGTCGACGCCCGACCGCACCTGCGCGCGGCGCTGCAGACCTTCGAGGACGTCGGCGCGAGCCGATGGGCCGACCGCGCCGCCGACGAGTTGCGAGCGTCCGGTGAGCGCGCGAGGAGGCGGACGGCCGCGGACGCGAGCATGCCGCGCCTGACCCCCACCGAGCGCCGGGTCGCCACGCTGGTCGCGCAGGGGCTGCCCACCCGCGACGTGGCCACGGCGCTCTTCGTCAGCCCCCGCACGGTCGACTTCCACCTGCGCAACGTGTTCACCAAGCTGGGGATCACCTCCCGGGCCGAGCTGGCGCACGCAACGCTGGACTGAGCGGCGACCGCGCGAGCTGCGGCAGGCGTCCCACCACGCCGGTGCCCGCGCGGCGTGTCCGTGGGACCTGGTGGGTCGTCCTCTCGCGCAGGTCCGCCTGACGGTCCTGGTGTCGGTCGCGCAGGAGGCGTTCGTGCTCGAGGTGGTGGAGGGTGAGACGGTCCAGAACGTCCATGGGTGGCTCCTCGGTCGGTGGGGGTCCGGTTCCTCCGGACCTGCCTCCACGGTGCCGGGCCGCACCTCCCCTTCGCGCCGGTGAGATCACCGGGTCCGGGCCGGCCGGGACGGTCGCGACCGCGCCCCGCTCAGTGGAGGGCGTCCAGCCGCCACAGCCGTGCGCAGGCGGTGAGGTCGTCGGCGGTGTCGCGCATCCGCGCCGCCCGCGTCACCTGCTCGGGCGGGATGTCGTCCACGCCGGGCTCGACCAGCCCGACCGCCATGACGTGGCAGAACGCCGCGGCCCGCTCCAGGGCGACCGCGAGGTCGCCGCTGAAGACGCCGGTGAGCACCTCCCCGGTCATCGCGGCCAGCGCCATGGGGTCCGGCGGCTCGGCGACGCCGACGATCACCCGGTAGACCTCGGCGCGGCCCTCCCCCGCGGTCCACAGGCGCCGCACCTCGTCGGGCCGGCGCTGCACCCACTCGTGCAGCAGGTAGAGCCGCCACAGCGCCCCCGGCAGGGTGCGGGCGGGCCGGTCGGACCACATCTCGGCGACGGTGGCCAGCCCCAGCTCGCGCACCAGCCCGACCAGCCGCGCGGTGAGCTCGGGGTCGTCGGTGTCACGTCCGCGGCCCACGACGATCTCGGCGGTGCGGTGGGCGGCCTCGACCTGCTCCAGCGGGTCGATCCCTCCGACGACGCTCTCCAGCGACTCGGCAGGTCGGTAGACCGGCCGGTGGAAGGCCCTGCGTCCCGCGTCCTCGCTCATCCTCGTCCTTCCTGCCCGGCTGCGCCCTCGGGCTCTCCGTGGACGACCGCCACCGAGTCCGCGCCGAGCACCAGCTGCCCCTCACGGTCCTCGACGGAGCCGAACGAGGTCACGATGCCACCGCTCAGCGGCACCGTCGCGCCGGCCCGCTCCCCGAGCGTCGCGAGCACGAGGACGGACCCGCGCCGCACCGTGATCAGTTCGCCCCCGCCGGCGGGCTCGCGCAGCACCTCTCCCTGCCCGAGCGGGGTGCTCAGCCCGGGCAGCTCGCGGCGCAGCCGCAGCAGGGTGCGGTACCAGTCGAGCAGCCGCGCGTGGTCGCCGTGCCCCACCTCCTCCCAGCGCAGGGTCGAGGCCTCGACCGTCCCCTCGTCCTGGGGATCGGGCACCTCCCCGGCCCAGCCGTGCTCGGCGAACTCCCGCTCGCGCCCCTCGCGGATCGACTGCGCCAGCCAGTCCTCGGCGTGGTCGGTGAAGTACTGCCACGGCGTCGAGGCACCCCACTCCTCGCCCATGAACAGCATCGGCGTCCACGGGGAGGTCAGCAGCAGCGCGGCCCCGAGCGCGGCCCGCCCCAGGGGTATGCCGTGCACCAGCCGGTCCCCGGCGGCCCGGTTGCCGACCTGGTCGTGGGTCTGCAGGGAGGCGACGAAGCGCCAGCCGGGCGTCACCTCCGGGTCGACCGGCCGCCCGTGCCGGCGCCCGCGGAAGGTGGAGAAGGTGCCGTCGTGGAAGAACGGGGTGTCCGCCAGGACCTTGGCCAGCGCCCCCGGGTCGGCGAAGTCGGCGAAGTAGCCCTGCGTCTCCCCGGTCAGCGCGACGTGCAGCGCGTGGTGGACGTCGTCGGCCCACTGCCCGTGCAGCCCCTGCCCGCCGAGGCCCCCGGACGCGAGCGGGGCCACCGTGGCGGGGTCGTTGCGGTCCGACTCGGCGACGAGCGTGCGGGGTATGCCGCTGCGCTCCCCGATCTCGTCGGCCAGCTCGGCCAGCTCCTCCAGCAGCGGCAGTGCGCGCTCGTCGTGGAGGGCGTGCACGGCGTCGAGCCGCAGCCCGTCGAGGTGGTAGTCCTCCAGCCACATCGCGACGTTGTCGAGGACGTAGGCGCGCACCTCGTCGCTGCCCGGCCCGTCGAGGTTGAGCGCCTCGCCCCAGGGCGTGTGGTGGCGGTCGGTGAAGTAGGGGCCGGACTGCGAGAGGTAGTTGCCGCTCGGGCCGAGGTGGTTGTAGACGACGTCCAGCCAGACCGCCAGGCCGCGGGCGTGCGCGGCGTCGACGAGGCGGGCCAGGCCGACGGGCCCCCCGTAGGGCTCGTGCACCGCATACAGGCAGACGCCGTCGTAGCCCCACCCGTGCCGCCCGGGGAAGGCGGCCACCGGCATGAGCTCGACGACGGAGACCCCCAGGTCCACGAGGTGGTCGAGGTACTCGACCACGCCGTCGAAGGTGCGCTGCGGGGTGAAGGTGCCCACGTGCAGCTCGTAGACCGCGGCGCCCTCGAGCGGGACCCCGCGCCAGCCCTGGTCCGTCCAGTCGAACGTCGAGGTGTCCACGAGCGCGCTGGCGGCGTGGACGCCGTCCGGCTGTCGGCGCGAGCGCGGGTCCGGGACGGGCGGGCGCCCGTCGATCGCGAACGCGTAGCGCCCGTCGAGCGGGTCCGTGCTCGCCTGCCACCAGCCGCCGCCGACGGGTGCCATCGGCACGCCGGTCGCGCCGTCGGCGCCGAGGCGCACCTCGACGCGGTCGGCCTCCGGCGCCCAGAGCCGGTAGGGGTGGCTCATCGCGGGCCTTCCTCGAGGTCCTCCGCCCGCACCAGCAGCGCCGCCGGGGACACCGCGAAGACGTCCACCGCCGCAAGGCCCTCGTCGCCGACCCGATGGTCGGCGCCGGTGAGCGCGTCGCGCCAGTGGCCGGGCGGCAGCGGGATGCGCGTGTCCCCCAGGCCGCCGCGGGCGCCGAGCGCGCGGGGCGCCCGGATGGTCAGCGTCGCGGCCACCCCGCCGCGCACGAAGCCGAGCACGTGCTCGCCGGCGTCGAGAGCGGCATACCCGGCGCCGGGGCCGTAGGCCTGCGGCAGCCAGGTGCGCAGGCGCAGCAGGCGGGAGGTGACCCAGAGGATCTCGTCGGAGAGGTCCTGCGGACGGCCCTCGGCGTCGAGGCGGACCAGCCGCTCCACCCGCTCGCGGTAGTCGACGGGGCGGCGGTTGTCGGGGTCGACGAGGGAGAGGTCGACCAGGCCGGAGCCCTGGTAGGTGTCGGGGACGCCGGGCAGGGTGAGCTGGATGATCTTCTGCGCCAGGGTGAGCGTGCGGATGGTGAGCGCGTTGTCGCCCACGGCCGCGCCGATGGCCGCGTCGACGGGGCCGCCGTGCGAGACCATCTCGTCCGCGAGCGCGAGGACCCGACCCTCGTAGTCCTCGTCGGGCTCGACCCAGGCGGTGTGCAGCTTGGCCTCGCGCAGCGCCTTGGTCAGGTAGTCGCGCAGCCGCTGCGGCGACACCCTCCCCGCGCCGACCAGCGTCTGCCAGACGAGGTGGGCGGTCGGCGCGTCGACGCCGTGCCGCTGGGCCGCGGCGGCCCCGGCCTGCGACAGCCCGCGCCAGGCGTCGGCGTCGCCGGCGACGGCGAGGATCCGCGCGCGCACGTCCTCGCTGCGCTTGGTGTCGTGGGTGGACAGGGTGGTCATCCCGAGCGGCCAGTGCTCGGCCTGGTGGGCGGCCCAGGTGTGCAGCGCCGCCACCGCCTCCTCGGGCCGCTCGCCGACGCTGGGGTCGGCGCCGACCTCGTTGAGCGCGACCAGCCGGTGCCAGCGGTAGAAGGCGGTGTCCTCGATGCCCTTGGCCATGACCGGGCCGGTCGTCTGCTGGAAGCGGACGCACAGGTCGGTCGCGGCGCCCGGGTCGGTCGCGCAGCCGTCCGGGTGGAGCAGGACCTCGCCGAGCGCGTCGACCTCGGTGAGCAGGTCAGGACGTGCGGCGCGGGCACGCTCGAGCGCGTCGACGAGGGGGCGGTGCAGGCTCTCGTCGTCCTCGCTGCCGGGGTCTCCGGGACGGACGTAGGCGCGGTAGACGTGCACGTCGACGAGCAGCTCGACCAGCGCGGCGCGCAGCCGGTGCTCGTCAAGGTGCGGCAGCGCCTCGACGGCGCGGCGCAGGAGCCGGTTGACCTCGGGCTGCAGCAGCGCGTCCACCGCCTGGCGCTTGCAGCGCTCGACCTCGACGTCGAGGTCGGGCTCGCCGCCGGTGGCGAACCAGGCGGTGCTGACGACGTCCGCGGTGGTCGGGTCGACGAGGGCCGCGGTGAGCGCGGCGTTGGCGTCGTAGCCGGTGGTGCCCTGGCAGGCCCACGACGCCGGGAGGCGCTCGTCGCCCTCGAGGATCTTCTCCACCCAGACCGGCGTGCCGGGGCGGGTGCTCTCGGCGAGCATCTCCAGGTAGCCCTGCGGGTCGGCGAGCCCGTCGGGGTGGTCGATGCGGAAGCCGTCGATCACTCCCCGGTGGTGCAGGTCGAGCAGCTCGGCGTGGGTGGCCTCGAAGACGTCGGCCTCCTCGACGCGGACGCCGATGAGCCCGTCGACCTCGAAGAACCGGCGGTAGTTGAGGACCTCGGGCGCCTGGAGCCAGTGGGCGAGCAGCCAGTGCTGCTGGTCCAGCAGGGCGGCGAGGTCGCCGCCGTCGGCGAGGTGCTCGGTGCCGAGGGCGAGCGGCAGGACGTGCTCGTGGTAGCGCACGACCCGCTGACCGGCGGCCGGGCCTTCGTCCTCGCCCCCGGTGCCGACGGTGATCTCGCCGGCCGCGAGCACCTCCTGGAGCGGCTGGCCGAGCACCGGCAGGCCGAACCGCTGGCCCAGGTGCGCCCAGTCGACGTCGAACCAGTGGGCGCGCGGGGAGTTCGGGCCCTCACGGAGGACCTCCCACAGGGGTGCGTTGCGCCATACCTGGGGCACGAGGGCCATGTGGTTGGGGACCACGTCGACGATCACGCCCATCCCCCGCCGGTGCGCGTCCTCGGCGAGCCGCTCGAGGGCCTCCCGCCCGCCGAGCTCGGGGCTGACCTGCGTGTGGTCCAGCACGTCGTAGCCGTGCTCGCTGCCCGGCACCGCGGTCAGCACCGGCGAGAGGTAGACGTGGCTGGCGCCGAGCGCCTCGACGTAGGGCAGGACGCTCTGCGCGTCGTCGCAGGTGAAACCGGAGTTCAGCTGCATCCGGTAGGTGGCGGTCAGCGGGCGGCGCTCGGTGCGGTCGTAGGTCGTCATGGCCCGACCAGTCT
Coding sequences within:
- a CDS encoding heavy-metal-associated domain-containing protein is translated as MSSTPRIFVGTATVRVADAVCGHCLDAVQAAVRQVPGIRSVAVDQLTATVTVVTDQPVDRTDVDAAVVSTGHTVRPTH
- a CDS encoding helix-turn-helix transcriptional regulator — encoded protein: MIVGREREKAALAEALGATRAGRGAALLLRGEPGAGKSTLLTDAVAATPDLRVLRIRGVESESPLGFAALHRLLRPLLPGLKALPPGQAAALRGALGMGEGADPVGTDRFLVYLAVLTLLSDTSAAVPTVVVVDDLHWVDAASREALLFVARRTEGEHLAVLLAARDVLALDAADLPVLTVGPLPEVDARDLLAARSGAEVPREVAERLHASTAGNALALAELARELSLDVLTGRAPLPRTLPVTRAVETAFLDRYRRLEPAARTVLLVAAADDSGDLAVLGRAVHALGLDETAVEAAERSGLVRREGSQVELHHPLVRSAVYAGASTGERRSAHAALAAALPGPQDADRRAWHRAAATDQPDEEVVAELEAAARRSAATGGHEAASAAWERAAELTRDPAARGNRLHRAAASAWTVGQPDRAATLADAALSSLDDPLLRADAALLRARVEWNTGSAEAAHRRLVSEAFTVLPHDPDRAREMGMFAAALGAMVAVEPTADLLQLVGAPASPRDRCVAQVLSAFVHVSRHEWLEAVRAVRSAETEVDHAQTTLDGLLPNLALAAMHLAVDDVALRLHERLLARARNEGALIMVLYALTRRGGLDVVLGRWDELASGARESLDLAHATGRPSLAAMPQAWLALVSALRGGPDAADLLADLEQTIASGPLGSTEATVKDQVLWIRAELAGSPASALHHYEQMTHGFAERLIALDRIETAVLAGRRDLAQRWVDHLAAFAGATGSPWAGAVTEHGMALLAGSGESDHHFLSALALHAESLRRMDAARTHLAYGQWLRRARRRVDARPHLRAALQTFEDVGASRWADRAADELRASGERARRRTAADASMPRLTPTERRVATLVAQGLPTRDVATALFVSPRTVDFHLRNVFTKLGITSRAELAHATLD
- the treZ gene encoding malto-oligosyltrehalose trehalohydrolase encodes the protein MSHPYRLWAPEADRVEVRLGADGATGVPMAPVGGGWWQASTDPLDGRYAFAIDGRPPVPDPRSRRQPDGVHAASALVDTSTFDWTDQGWRGVPLEGAAVYELHVGTFTPQRTFDGVVEYLDHLVDLGVSVVELMPVAAFPGRHGWGYDGVCLYAVHEPYGGPVGLARLVDAAHARGLAVWLDVVYNHLGPSGNYLSQSGPYFTDRHHTPWGEALNLDGPGSDEVRAYVLDNVAMWLEDYHLDGLRLDAVHALHDERALPLLEELAELADEIGERSGIPRTLVAESDRNDPATVAPLASGGLGGQGLHGQWADDVHHALHVALTGETQGYFADFADPGALAKVLADTPFFHDGTFSTFRGRRHGRPVDPEVTPGWRFVASLQTHDQVGNRAAGDRLVHGIPLGRAALGAALLLTSPWTPMLFMGEEWGASTPWQYFTDHAEDWLAQSIREGREREFAEHGWAGEVPDPQDEGTVEASTLRWEEVGHGDHARLLDWYRTLLRLRRELPGLSTPLGQGEVLREPAGGGELITVRRGSVLVLATLGERAGATVPLSGGIVTSFGSVEDREGQLVLGADSVAVVHGEPEGAAGQEGRG
- the treY gene encoding malto-oligosyltrehalose synthase, whose translation is MTTYDRTERRPLTATYRMQLNSGFTCDDAQSVLPYVEALGASHVYLSPVLTAVPGSEHGYDVLDHTQVSPELGGREALERLAEDAHRRGMGVIVDVVPNHMALVPQVWRNAPLWEVLREGPNSPRAHWFDVDWAHLGQRFGLPVLGQPLQEVLAAGEITVGTGGEDEGPAAGQRVVRYHEHVLPLALGTEHLADGGDLAALLDQQHWLLAHWLQAPEVLNYRRFFEVDGLIGVRVEEADVFEATHAELLDLHHRGVIDGFRIDHPDGLADPQGYLEMLAESTRPGTPVWVEKILEGDERLPASWACQGTTGYDANAALTAALVDPTTADVVSTAWFATGGEPDLDVEVERCKRQAVDALLQPEVNRLLRRAVEALPHLDEHRLRAALVELLVDVHVYRAYVRPGDPGSEDDESLHRPLVDALERARAARPDLLTEVDALGEVLLHPDGCATDPGAATDLCVRFQQTTGPVMAKGIEDTAFYRWHRLVALNEVGADPSVGERPEEAVAALHTWAAHQAEHWPLGMTTLSTHDTKRSEDVRARILAVAGDADAWRGLSQAGAAAAQRHGVDAPTAHLVWQTLVGAGRVSPQRLRDYLTKALREAKLHTAWVEPDEDYEGRVLALADEMVSHGGPVDAAIGAAVGDNALTIRTLTLAQKIIQLTLPGVPDTYQGSGLVDLSLVDPDNRRPVDYRERVERLVRLDAEGRPQDLSDEILWVTSRLLRLRTWLPQAYGPGAGYAALDAGEHVLGFVRGGVAATLTIRAPRALGARGGLGDTRIPLPPGHWRDALTGADHRVGDEGLAAVDVFAVSPAALLVRAEDLEEGPR